A single window of Methylobacterium nodulans ORS 2060 DNA harbors:
- a CDS encoding IS1182-like element ISMno38 family transposase, whose protein sequence is MAKVFRSWDVDQGWLLPPSLHEFVPPGHMAHFVRDTVREALDLSAILDTYTEERGYPPYHPGMMVALLLYGYSRGLYSSRQLARACEERVDFMAVTGLNRPDFRTIADFRKRHLTALSDLFVQVLRLCRAAGLVGFAHVAVDGTKLKANASRHKAMSYGRMKAAESTLAAEVEAWLDQAREADAAEDRAHGTDHRGDETPAWMADKQRRLETIRAAKAALEAEAADPPDPEDEDGPGASSGMRWQGRPLRGEDGGPPDRAQRNFTDPDSRILPTRDGFVQGYNGQIAVDAAHQVIVAHRLVTNPADSRALVPLVDGVCTHLGRKPREVSGDAGFATEANLAALQERRITAYLAPGRARHGEADAAGRRRLTKMPLMSAMAVRLKRAGRRSRYRLRKQVVEPVFGQIKQARGFRQFLLRGLDQVRGEWAMICTAHNLLKLAQAAR, encoded by the coding sequence ATGGCCAAGGTGTTTCGCTCCTGGGACGTCGATCAGGGCTGGCTGCTGCCACCCTCGCTGCATGAGTTCGTGCCGCCCGGGCACATGGCGCACTTCGTGCGCGATACGGTGCGCGAGGCGCTCGACCTCTCAGCCATTCTCGACACCTACACCGAGGAGCGCGGCTACCCGCCCTACCATCCCGGCATGATGGTGGCCCTGCTCCTCTACGGCTACAGCCGCGGTCTGTACTCGTCGCGTCAGCTCGCCCGCGCCTGCGAGGAGCGGGTTGACTTCATGGCCGTGACCGGCCTGAACCGGCCCGACTTCCGCACCATCGCTGACTTCCGCAAGCGGCATCTGACGGCGCTCTCGGACCTGTTCGTGCAGGTGCTGCGGCTGTGCCGGGCGGCCGGGCTGGTCGGCTTTGCCCACGTGGCGGTGGACGGCACCAAGCTGAAGGCCAACGCCTCGCGCCACAAGGCGATGAGCTACGGCCGGATGAAGGCGGCCGAGTCGACGCTGGCCGCCGAGGTCGAGGCTTGGCTGGATCAAGCGCGCGAGGCCGACGCGGCGGAGGATCGGGCTCATGGGACCGACCATCGTGGCGACGAGACACCGGCCTGGATGGCCGACAAGCAGCGGCGGCTGGAGACGATCCGCGCCGCCAAGGCCGCGTTGGAGGCAGAGGCTGCCGATCCGCCCGATCCGGAGGACGAGGACGGGCCGGGGGCCTCGTCGGGCATGCGCTGGCAAGGTCGGCCCTTGCGGGGCGAGGACGGCGGTCCGCCCGACCGGGCGCAGCGCAACTTCACCGACCCGGACAGCCGCATCCTGCCCACGCGCGACGGGTTCGTGCAGGGCTACAACGGCCAGATTGCGGTTGATGCGGCCCATCAGGTGATCGTCGCGCATCGGCTCGTGACGAACCCCGCCGACTCGCGCGCTCTCGTGCCGCTCGTCGACGGCGTCTGCACCCATCTCGGGCGCAAGCCGCGGGAGGTCTCCGGAGATGCCGGCTTTGCCACCGAGGCGAACCTGGCCGCGCTGCAGGAGCGACGGATCACAGCCTATCTCGCTCCGGGCCGTGCCCGTCACGGCGAGGCGGATGCAGCAGGTCGCCGGAGGCTGACGAAGATGCCCCTGATGAGCGCGATGGCCGTCCGCCTGAAGCGGGCTGGGCGCCGGAGCCGTTACCGTCTCAGGAAGCAGGTCGTCGAGCCGGTGTTCGGGCAGATCAAGCAGGCCAGAGGCTTCCGACAGTTCCTGCTACGTGGGCTCGATCAGGTCCGCGGCGAGTGGGCGATGATCTGCACCGCCCATAACCTCCTG
- a CDS encoding IS1182-like element ISMno32 family transposase: protein MLGRRDRDQPELFVAGSLRQILPDDHILVRVDRVLDLSWLRASVADLYCATTGRPGIDPEVAVRLMLAGFLLGIVHDRRLLREAQVNLAIRWFVGYGLHEALPDHSSLTRIRQRWGAERFKAILVRTVEACVAAGIAKGEVVHIDASLVRADVTWDAIADAHAEAVTRAHAPLPDTTPPAPCQEPRPAPTSGRTSAGSKPRRVCTTDPDASLGKIRSNLPAQPSSKQHTAVDAACGVVLDILVTTGAAHESTTVEDQLDAVTAATGQPIRIATLDAGYAITRLLASLEARGIEAIVPTRPERPPRPGVIPVRRFKLDARHNRVRCPRGRTLRPHGKPDADGFQAYRALVKDCTAYPLRPRCFSPTLKRRAILLHKDHPALIRARRKHRAWGPREKALYASHRGRVEGVHGEAKTWHGLDRAIRRGLGNMSIQAYLTAAAINLKRLAAAIRLLLRSLQLWHAHLGHPVARPAA from the coding sequence ATGCTGGGTCGGCGGGATCGGGATCAACCCGAGTTGTTCGTGGCAGGCTCGCTGCGCCAGATTTTGCCGGATGATCACATCCTGGTGCGGGTCGACCGGGTGCTCGATCTGTCCTGGCTGCGGGCGAGCGTGGCAGACCTATACTGCGCGACCACCGGCCGACCAGGCATCGATCCCGAGGTCGCCGTGCGGCTGATGCTGGCCGGGTTCCTGCTCGGGATCGTTCACGACCGCCGCCTTTTGCGTGAGGCACAGGTCAACCTCGCGATCCGCTGGTTCGTCGGCTACGGCCTACACGAGGCGCTACCGGATCATTCCTCGCTCACCCGCATCCGCCAGCGCTGGGGCGCGGAGCGGTTCAAGGCGATCCTGGTGCGCACGGTGGAGGCCTGCGTGGCCGCCGGGATTGCCAAGGGTGAGGTGGTCCACATCGACGCCTCGCTGGTGCGCGCCGACGTGACCTGGGACGCTATCGCCGACGCTCACGCCGAGGCCGTCACCCGGGCGCACGCGCCCTTGCCGGACACGACCCCGCCCGCGCCGTGCCAGGAGCCACGTCCGGCGCCCACCTCGGGCCGCACAAGTGCGGGTAGCAAGCCGCGGCGTGTCTGCACCACCGATCCGGACGCCTCCCTGGGCAAAATACGAAGCAATCTGCCCGCCCAGCCCTCCTCCAAGCAGCACACCGCCGTCGATGCCGCGTGCGGGGTCGTCCTCGACATCTTGGTCACGACGGGGGCCGCCCACGAGAGCACCACCGTCGAGGACCAGCTCGACGCCGTGACGGCCGCCACCGGCCAGCCGATCCGGATCGCTACGCTGGACGCGGGCTACGCGATCACGCGCCTGTTGGCGAGCCTGGAGGCGCGCGGCATCGAGGCCATCGTTCCCACCCGACCCGAGCGGCCGCCCCGGCCCGGCGTCATCCCTGTGCGGCGCTTCAAGCTCGATGCCCGCCACAACCGCGTGCGCTGCCCGCGAGGCCGCACGCTGCGCCCCCATGGCAAGCCGGACGCCGACGGGTTCCAGGCCTACCGCGCCCTGGTGAAGGACTGCACTGCCTATCCGCTGCGCCCGCGCTGCTTCAGCCCGACCCTGAAGCGGCGGGCCATCCTCCTGCACAAGGATCATCCCGCCCTGATCCGAGCCCGGCGCAAGCACCGGGCCTGGGGGCCACGGGAGAAGGCGCTCTATGCCTCGCACCGCGGCCGGGTCGAGGGCGTGCATGGCGAGGCCAAGACCTGGCATGGCCTGGACCGCGCGATCCGGCGCGGGCTCGGCAACATGAGCATCCAGGCCTACCTGACCGCTGCCGCCATCAACCTCAAGCGCCTCGCGGCCGCGATCCGTCTGCTTCTGCGCAGCCTCCAGCTCTGGCACGCGCACCTGGGTCATCCCGTCGCGCGGCCAGCCGCGTAA
- a CDS encoding DedA family protein — translation MDFDAIRQATLAFVEAHKAWTPLIAGVLAFCESVAFLSFLVPATVILLAIGPMIAAADVAFWPVVLCAALGAALGDWLSYEFGRYFKDDAKRMWPMRRYPKAVARADAFCARWGAGAVALGRFFGPIRAVIPLVAGVFGVRRLVFQAANLPSALAWSFILLAPGAGLISWYRG, via the coding sequence ATGGACTTTGACGCAATCCGCCAAGCAACGCTCGCTTTCGTGGAAGCCCACAAGGCCTGGACGCCACTGATCGCGGGCGTGCTCGCCTTCTGCGAGTCCGTCGCCTTCCTGTCGTTCCTGGTGCCCGCGACAGTCATCCTGCTCGCCATCGGCCCGATGATCGCGGCCGCCGATGTCGCCTTCTGGCCCGTGGTGCTCTGCGCTGCGCTCGGGGCAGCGCTCGGCGACTGGCTCTCGTACGAGTTCGGCCGCTACTTCAAGGACGACGCTAAGCGCATGTGGCCGATGCGGCGATACCCCAAGGCCGTGGCGCGGGCCGATGCCTTCTGCGCGCGTTGGGGTGCCGGCGCGGTGGCGCTGGGTCGCTTCTTCGGGCCAATCCGGGCGGTGATCCCGCTCGTCGCAGGGGTTTTTGGCGTGCGCCGCTTAGTCTTCCAGGCAGCGAATCTGCCGTCAGCCCTGGCATGGTCGTTCATCCTGCTCGCGCCTGGGGCTGGCCTGATCTCCTGGTATCGCGGTTGA
- a CDS encoding DUF6384 family protein codes for MADQAALTGQDAGKAPQSLDEVMLAMDVVDTLRHQENLVSRELGEEVRDAQLLQRLRDIYRGQGIEVPDRILLEGVRALKEQRFAYTPPGPSFSRTVARAWINRGRVGRTLLTIAALLGLGWSAYQFGVVEPARQRAAQEQARTERERTDLAERLPAALEQGHEDVLREAQLPAARERADQILADGKAAIERKDAEGARQAINNLEALRADLRREYILRIVSRPGEPTGIWRVPPRNPAGRNYYLIVEPVAPDGRILSLPVTSEEDGQTVTTSKWGVRVSEATAMQVQQDKNDDGIVQRNRLGEKRRGYLDVDYQMPVLGGAILRW; via the coding sequence ATGGCTGACCAAGCCGCACTGACCGGGCAGGACGCCGGAAAGGCTCCCCAGAGCCTCGACGAGGTAATGCTCGCAATGGACGTGGTGGACACGCTTCGCCATCAGGAGAACCTTGTCAGCCGCGAACTTGGCGAGGAGGTTCGTGACGCTCAGCTTCTACAGAGGCTGCGCGACATCTATCGCGGGCAGGGGATCGAGGTGCCCGATCGCATCCTTCTGGAAGGGGTGCGAGCCCTCAAGGAGCAGCGCTTCGCCTACACCCCACCCGGCCCGAGTTTCTCACGCACCGTGGCGCGGGCCTGGATCAACCGCGGGCGTGTAGGCCGGACTCTCCTGACCATCGCGGCGCTTCTCGGCCTCGGCTGGAGCGCTTATCAGTTCGGCGTCGTCGAGCCCGCCCGGCAGCGGGCGGCGCAGGAGCAGGCTCGGACCGAGCGAGAGCGGACCGATCTCGCCGAGAGATTGCCGGCTGCCCTGGAACAAGGGCACGAGGACGTGCTGCGCGAGGCGCAGCTTCCGGCGGCGCGGGAGAGAGCCGACCAGATCCTGGCGGACGGAAAAGCTGCCATCGAGCGGAAGGACGCGGAAGGCGCACGGCAAGCCATAAACAATCTAGAGGCTCTGCGAGCAGATCTGCGCCGCGAGTATATCTTGCGCATCGTCTCCCGCCCAGGCGAGCCCACCGGCATCTGGCGCGTGCCGCCGCGCAACCCAGCAGGGCGAAACTACTATTTGATTGTGGAGCCGGTGGCCCCCGATGGTCGGATCCTCAGCCTACCGGTCACCAGCGAAGAGGACGGCCAGACGGTGACCACGTCTAAGTGGGGCGTGCGTGTGAGTGAGGCCACGGCCATGCAAGTGCAGCAGGATAAGAACGACGACGGCATCGTGCAGCGCAATCGTTTGGGCGAGAAGCGGCGCGGTTATCTGGACGTCGACTACCAGATGCCGGTCCTCGGCGGCGCGATCCTACGATGGTGA